One window of Camelina sativa cultivar DH55 chromosome 4, Cs, whole genome shotgun sequence genomic DNA carries:
- the LOC104779764 gene encoding uncharacterized protein LOC104779764 → MGVLKRRVSSSRGLGGVLREQRAKLYIIKRCVVMLLCWQD, encoded by the coding sequence ATGGGAGTTTTGAAGAGAAGAGTTTCGAGTAGCAGAGGTCTTGGAGGTGTTCTTAGAGAGCAAAGAGCTAAGCTTTACATCATCAAACGATGTGTTGTGATGCTCCTATGTTGGCAAGATTGA